A region of the Litchfieldia alkalitelluris genome:
TGACTTATTTTTAGAAAATGAGCCAATCGGAAGAATGGTGACTACTCGTCAAGGAAATGAATATGAATTGAATAATGGATTCGAAGAGGAAGAAAGTAAAATTTATCAATTTGTAGATATTACTACGGGTCCTGATCAGAAATATGTAGATTGTGATGATGAAAATGGTTGGTGTTAAAGACAGCGGGTGACCTCTGTCTTTTTTCATAACCCTTTTCCTCCATAAGATTTGACTAATCTCTAATGAAAAACTAAATGAAACCTAATGATAACCATTAGCTGTGATATAGCATATCCTATTTTAAAAACAAATATGGAAAGGAATAATCAAAAAGCAAGAAGAATAATAATTTATAACGTTTTAGAATGAAAAACAGGGTGATTATATTGATTAATGAAGAAATAGAAAGGGTTTTAATCGTTGAGGGTAAATCGGATAAAAAAAAGGTTGAGGCAGTATTAAAAGATCAGATTGAAATCATTTGTACAAACGGGACAATTAGTATTTCAAGGCTTGATGAGCTAATTGAATATCTTTTTAACAAAGACGTATACATCCTTGTTGACTCAGATGATTCTGGTGATAAATTGAGAAAACAATTTAAAAGGGAACTTCCAGAAGCAGAACATCTATATGTCGATAGAAACTATCGGGAAGTAGCAACTGCACCAGAGCAACATATTGCCACCGTTCTTCTAGGTGCGGATATTGATGTTCACGCTGACTTTTTGTAGATACTTTTGTTAAAATGAATGTAACAATCAATTTTAACAAAAGGGGAATAGTAATGATTGAATGGAATAAAGAAGTTATCGAGTCAAACTTAGAACGGGGTGGTACAATCTTTATCTATTTGTATACACCCCTTTGTGGTACCTGCCAACTAGCAAAAAAGATGTTAGATGTTGTTGAACAAACAGTCCCTAACCTTGAAATAGGTATGTGTGACTTGAATTATTTTTCTGAGTTAGCTGAAAAGTGGGAAATCAAGAGTGTCCCATGTCTAGTTAAAGTTCAGGACCGAGAAATTGTTGAGCAAATTTACGCATTTCAGTCAGTACAATATCTCTACTCGATACTCAAGTAATCCAATCTCCTTCGGGGGATTTTTTTTTTGAATGGAAAGGTTCGTCTATTAAAACATTGGATGTGATAGACATTGGTTGACCTGAGATTACTAAGGAGATAAAGCGACTCACACTCCGCCCGCGGAAAGCGGGGAGATCGAAGCGAAGGGCACTAAGTTATTAACAGGACTTCCGGAATGCTTTCTGGAAAGTAATTGGAGCGCAATGATGAAACCTTTACCTAAATAATTCTTAATGAATTCATGTCAAAAAAAGAACTATTCTGTACTTTATCTTGCAATTTTAGTTCATTGATGTATGATATTTAGGGATTCGAAATAAAATTAATGAACTAAAATAGAGGTAAATTCATGAACATCGTAACTGAATGGAAACAACAATTTTCTTCATACAACTCAAATATAAAATTGTTTTTCATTACCAATATTTGTACACAAATTGGAATGGGAATTTTTATGGTTATCTATAATTTTTATATTCGTGAGTTGGGCTTTAACGAAAATTTGAATGGAAATATCATTGCAATGACGGCACTTGCTTCAGCAATTATATTAATACCGGCTGGTATCATTAGTGATCGCTTGGGAAGAAAAAAAGTCATGTTATTGGGAATTGTAACTACAGCTTGTGCATTAATGGCAAGAAGTATATTTGAAATGGAGTCTTTTTTGTTAATCGCTGCATTTATTGGAGGATTATCAAATGCATTTATTCAGGTATCTGCCATCCCTTGGTTAGCTGAAAACTCTAATCAATCCCAGAGAGTTCATTTATTTAGTTACCATGCAGCGACAATGATGGTTGCAAATGTAATTGGTAATGCTGCTGGAGGGTTGTTGACTGACACCTTTTCCATACTTCTTCAGATTCCACAAATATGGAGTATTAGGATTACATTAATCATAGCATCCATAATCTTTTTTATAGGGATATTACCAATTTTTAAAATGAGTGAACAAACGAAAGTAAAAGTCAATTCAATAAATAAAAAGAAATTCTCAATAAAAAAGGCA
Encoded here:
- a CDS encoding toprim domain-containing protein, with amino-acid sequence MKNRVIILINEEIERVLIVEGKSDKKKVEAVLKDQIEIICTNGTISISRLDELIEYLFNKDVYILVDSDDSGDKLRKQFKRELPEAEHLYVDRNYREVATAPEQHIATVLLGADIDVHADFL
- a CDS encoding thioredoxin family protein encodes the protein MIEWNKEVIESNLERGGTIFIYLYTPLCGTCQLAKKMLDVVEQTVPNLEIGMCDLNYFSELAEKWEIKSVPCLVKVQDREIVEQIYAFQSVQYLYSILK
- a CDS encoding MFS transporter gives rise to the protein MNIVTEWKQQFSSYNSNIKLFFITNICTQIGMGIFMVIYNFYIRELGFNENLNGNIIAMTALASAIILIPAGIISDRLGRKKVMLLGIVTTACALMARSIFEMESFLLIAAFIGGLSNAFIQVSAIPWLAENSNQSQRVHLFSYHAATMMVANVIGNAAGGLLTDTFSILLQIPQIWSIRITLIIASIIFFIGILPIFKMSEQTKVKVNSINKKKFSIKKAWNQNRKHFKLIALFAIAQLIIGFGSGLVIPYLNLYFADRFNTNNSTIGIILSLGQAATAIAMIIGPLVVKKVGEVKAVVYLQLCSLPFLLLTAYTESLLLASIGFLFRQALMNAGNPIQASLMMARVDDSMKGFANSVNQMVFSLGWALMGPVSTSIVVIYGAYWGYAYVFSITASLYLIGSLYFYFMFKDRARMKPQQTFAKIS
- a CDS encoding YusG family protein, with the translated sequence MVLEKRRLDITDRVVGKIGQNQVDLFLENEPIGRMVTTRQGNEYELNNGFEEEESKIYQFVDITTGPDQKYVDCDDENGWC